In one Dermatophilaceae bacterium Sec6.4 genomic region, the following are encoded:
- a CDS encoding MFS transporter: MQRDPEQTSSPNMFNQPKAVYAVAFACVVSFMGIGLVDPILPAISKQLDATPSQTTLLFTSYLVVTAVAMLVTNAVSSAIGAKKTLIVGLVLIVIFAALAGASGSIGEIVGFRAGWGLGNALFIATSLAVIVSSATGGFAGAIILYETALGVGIAIGPLLGGLLGTVSWRGPFFGVSVLMAISLLATIFFLPDTPKPTHRTSVLAPLKALRHRGLFIMGMAALFYNWAFFTMLGYAPFPMELSAIKLGFVFFAWGVLVAIFAVFGAPNLQRRFGTAKTLYGALGLFAIDLAIIAIWPTNRTVLVSAVIAAGIFIGINNTLTTQAVMVISPVERPVASAAYGFVRFFGGGLAPFAAGKLVEHFNLHVPFAIAAVAALVAAGLLSTAHKTLEAADKGMDEDGHTHAEDDAQVAGEVGDEFGGAAGAVDDYRREQSTSRH; the protein is encoded by the coding sequence ATGCAACGGGACCCTGAGCAGACCAGCTCCCCCAACATGTTCAACCAACCCAAGGCCGTCTACGCAGTCGCCTTCGCGTGCGTGGTGTCGTTCATGGGTATCGGTCTGGTCGACCCGATCCTGCCGGCGATCTCCAAGCAACTGGACGCGACCCCGAGTCAGACCACGCTGCTGTTCACCAGCTACCTGGTCGTGACAGCCGTCGCCATGCTCGTGACGAACGCCGTATCCAGCGCGATCGGCGCGAAGAAGACGCTGATTGTCGGCCTGGTGCTCATCGTGATCTTCGCGGCGCTCGCCGGAGCCTCTGGTTCCATCGGCGAGATCGTCGGATTCCGCGCCGGGTGGGGCCTGGGTAATGCATTGTTCATCGCGACGTCGCTGGCCGTGATCGTGTCGTCGGCCACGGGTGGTTTCGCCGGCGCGATCATCCTGTACGAGACCGCTCTCGGTGTCGGTATCGCGATCGGTCCGCTCCTGGGTGGGCTGCTGGGTACGGTCAGCTGGCGCGGCCCGTTCTTCGGGGTCTCGGTACTGATGGCGATCTCGCTGCTCGCCACGATCTTCTTCCTGCCCGATACTCCGAAGCCGACCCATCGCACCTCGGTTCTCGCCCCACTCAAGGCGCTACGCCACCGTGGACTGTTCATCATGGGAATGGCGGCGTTGTTCTACAACTGGGCGTTCTTCACGATGCTCGGGTACGCCCCGTTCCCGATGGAACTGTCCGCGATCAAGCTCGGCTTCGTGTTCTTCGCCTGGGGCGTCCTGGTGGCGATCTTCGCGGTCTTCGGAGCGCCCAACCTGCAGCGTCGGTTCGGCACCGCGAAGACGCTGTACGGCGCGCTCGGCCTGTTCGCCATCGACCTGGCGATCATCGCGATCTGGCCGACCAATCGCACCGTCCTGGTCAGTGCCGTCATCGCCGCCGGCATCTTCATCGGTATCAACAACACCCTCACCACGCAGGCCGTCATGGTGATTTCGCCGGTTGAGCGCCCGGTGGCCTCGGCCGCCTACGGTTTCGTACGGTTCTTCGGCGGCGGCCTTGCACCGTTCGCCGCCGGCAAGCTGGTCGAGCACTTCAACCTGCACGTGCCCTTCGCTATCGCCGCCGTCGCCGCGCTGGTCGCCGCCGGGCTGCTGTCGACCGCGCACAAGACGCTCGAGGCCGCCGACAAGGGGATGGACGAGGACGGGCACACGCACGCCGAGGACGATGCCCAGGTGGCAGGCGAAGTCGGCGATGAGTTCGGCGGCGCAGCCGGTGCAGTGGACGACTACCGGCGCGAGCAGTCCACTTCGCGTCACTAA
- a CDS encoding helix-turn-helix domain-containing protein, whose amino-acid sequence MTPREWTFLSNHGHVLTALGHDPQARMRDLADSVGITERAVQQIVRELVDQGYLEKEKVGRRNQYVVVPSAHLRHPLESRVTLGEFLALIVPERSPGDTGPGRL is encoded by the coding sequence ATGACCCCCCGGGAGTGGACCTTTCTGTCCAATCACGGGCACGTGCTGACCGCCCTGGGCCACGACCCGCAGGCCCGGATGCGCGATCTGGCCGACAGCGTCGGTATCACCGAGCGTGCAGTGCAGCAGATCGTGCGTGAGCTGGTCGACCAGGGGTATCTGGAGAAAGAAAAGGTCGGGCGTCGCAACCAGTACGTCGTGGTGCCGTCCGCGCACCTGCGTCACCCACTGGAGTCACGCGTGACGCTGGGGGAGTTCCTGGCGCTGATCGTGCCCGAACGCAGCCCGGGAGACACCGGCCCCGGCCGGCTCTAG
- a CDS encoding DUF952 domain-containing protein encodes MRILHLALESDWVTAREAGTYVVSTRDATLQQVGFIHCSTPAQVDGVAQNFYSDVLADLLVLDLDDEQIRASGTEVRYEDPGNGDLYPHIYGPIDPAWVTGVSPYTPTRTH; translated from the coding sequence ATGCGGATTCTGCACCTCGCCCTCGAATCGGACTGGGTTACAGCACGAGAGGCGGGGACGTACGTCGTGTCCACCCGGGATGCCACGCTCCAGCAGGTCGGTTTCATCCACTGCTCCACGCCGGCGCAGGTCGACGGCGTGGCCCAGAACTTCTACTCGGACGTTCTGGCGGACCTGCTCGTGCTCGATCTCGACGACGAACAGATCCGGGCGAGCGGCACCGAGGTGCGCTACGAGGATCCGGGCAACGGTGACCTCTACCCGCACATCTACGGCCCGATCGACCCCGCGTGGGTCACCGGCGTCAGCCCCTACACGCCAACCCGCACCCACTGA
- a CDS encoding ATP-binding cassette domain-containing protein has translation MTDQGLDGTFKELLADGVSATSDKVTMLPPTTLRVGPGENVVIAGPNGAGKTTFLRILTGNMLPTTGTITLDGRAIDERDRATRRVIAPLIGPIAGYRDLTVGDHLILVDQTWGGDRAGAATRIIAVLERLDIYDYRDRYLSQLSSGQRQLVELSIVLLRPSALLVLDEPEQRLDTGRRELLSEVLRERVDAQSSVVWVCHDPALTERTATRVEHFPQS, from the coding sequence ATGACCGATCAGGGCTTGGACGGCACCTTCAAGGAACTCCTCGCGGACGGTGTCAGCGCTACATCTGACAAGGTCACGATGTTGCCGCCGACCACGCTGCGGGTGGGTCCGGGGGAGAACGTCGTGATCGCCGGCCCGAACGGCGCCGGTAAGACGACCTTCCTGCGAATCCTGACCGGCAACATGCTGCCGACCACCGGCACGATCACCCTCGACGGCCGCGCCATCGATGAGCGCGACCGCGCCACCCGCCGGGTGATCGCACCGCTGATCGGCCCGATCGCCGGTTACCGCGACCTGACCGTCGGGGACCACCTGATCCTGGTCGACCAGACCTGGGGCGGTGACCGCGCGGGCGCCGCGACGCGAATCATCGCGGTGCTCGAGCGCCTCGACATCTACGACTACCGCGACCGTTACCTGTCCCAGCTGTCCTCAGGCCAGCGGCAACTCGTGGAGTTGTCGATCGTTCTGCTGCGTCCGAGTGCGCTGCTGGTGCTGGACGAGCCGGAGCAACGCCTGGACACCGGGCGCCGCGAGCTGCTCTCGGAGGTGTTGCGCGAGCGCGTCGACGCCCAGTCCTCCGTCGTGTGGGTCTGCCACGACCCGGCACTCACCGAACGCACCGCCACCCGCGTCGAGCACTTCCCGCAATCGTGA
- a CDS encoding CPBP family intramembrane glutamic endopeptidase, with protein sequence MTAIRSVWRGPLAVPSTPYKPRVLATETVLVLLLSLGASAIYSILTIIKRLQSSVALGKQTSTLNVSQASQSWLDLTYQIIGIGLGVVPAALAFLLISREIRDGRRYFGLDRARLPNDLALGALLAAAIGIPGLALYAAARALGANTTVVASALNDHWWTVPILIGAAFQNAIVEEVVMIGYLFTRWTQAGARLWMVVVGSALIRGSYHLYQGFGGFAGNIVMGLILGTVYLRTRRVLPLIITHAILDIVSFVGYSLLHNHFGWL encoded by the coding sequence ATGACGGCTATTCGCAGCGTGTGGCGCGGACCATTGGCAGTCCCGAGCACGCCGTACAAACCTCGCGTTCTGGCCACCGAGACGGTCCTGGTGCTGCTGCTCAGCCTCGGTGCGTCCGCGATCTACTCGATCCTGACGATCATCAAGCGGCTGCAGAGCAGCGTGGCACTGGGCAAACAGACCTCGACGCTCAACGTTTCGCAGGCAAGCCAGTCCTGGCTCGATCTGACCTACCAGATCATCGGTATCGGGCTCGGGGTGGTGCCTGCCGCGTTGGCGTTCCTGCTGATCAGCCGTGAGATCAGGGACGGTCGTAGATACTTTGGTCTGGATCGGGCCCGCCTGCCCAACGATCTGGCGCTGGGTGCATTGCTGGCCGCCGCCATCGGCATCCCCGGGCTGGCCCTGTATGCCGCAGCGCGCGCGTTGGGGGCCAATACGACGGTTGTCGCGTCCGCGTTGAACGATCACTGGTGGACGGTCCCGATCCTGATCGGCGCCGCGTTCCAGAACGCGATCGTCGAAGAAGTCGTGATGATCGGGTACCTCTTCACCCGCTGGACCCAGGCCGGCGCCCGCCTGTGGATGGTGGTTGTCGGCTCTGCGTTGATCCGCGGGAGCTATCACCTTTACCAGGGATTTGGCGGATTCGCTGGCAATATCGTGATGGGCCTGATCCTCGGCACGGTCTATCTGCGGACCCGCCGGGTGCTGCCGCTGATCATCACCCACGCCATCCTCGATATCGTCTCGTTCGTGGGTTACTCCTTATTACACAATCATTTCGGCTGGCTCTGA
- a CDS encoding MarR family transcriptional regulator, producing MSIDDETAARLLLAVTRLTRWATRHAQFDTPPAQARLLALIHEIGPARIGDLAVADHCSQPTMTTQVQRIEAAGWVSRTSDPNDARVALIDVTDAGRAVIDEVRLARRQVLAPIVDALTESELASVREATLVIERIIARSEEEGS from the coding sequence ATGAGCATCGATGACGAGACCGCAGCCCGGCTGCTGCTGGCCGTGACGCGGCTGACACGGTGGGCAACCCGACACGCTCAATTCGACACCCCCCCTGCGCAGGCGCGGCTGCTTGCGTTGATCCACGAGATCGGCCCGGCACGGATCGGAGACCTCGCGGTCGCAGATCACTGCAGCCAACCCACGATGACCACCCAGGTGCAGCGCATCGAAGCGGCAGGCTGGGTGAGTCGTACCTCCGATCCCAACGACGCGCGAGTGGCGCTGATTGATGTGACCGACGCCGGTCGCGCGGTCATCGACGAGGTGCGGCTGGCGCGTCGTCAGGTCCTGGCACCGATCGTGGATGCCTTGACCGAGTCGGAGTTGGCCTCGGTCCGCGAAGCCACGCTGGTGATCGAGCGGATCATCGCGCGCTCCGAAGAAGAAGGAAGCTGA